The following nucleotide sequence is from Chthoniobacterales bacterium.
GGTCTTCTCAAGGGGGCCGACGTGCTCCTCGGCGGCGCCCGCATCGGCTATGTGGCCGAGCCTCCGAGCGTTCTCCCGGCCATGCAGGGCGTCGCGGTGAAGTTGAACATCCGCGACGATGTGAAACTTCCGGAGGCCTCTCGCTTCGTGGTCGGAAGCTCGGGTCTGCTGGGAAACCGCTTCGTCGATGTGCTGGTCGATCCGGCCGCGGACCTGGAAAAGCATCTCCAGCCCGGAGCGGTGATCAAGGGCCAGCGGGAGA
It contains:
- a CDS encoding MCE family protein; this encodes MHSQDSRIETKVGFFVILGLVVVAATVVYFGRLGQGLQRFYDLQVDFPNASGLLKGADVLLGGARIGYVAEPPSVLPAMQGVAVKLNIRDDVKLPEASRFVVGSSGLLGNRFVDVLVDPAADLEKHLQPGAVIKGQRE